In Hahella sp. KA22, one genomic interval encodes:
- a CDS encoding LacI family DNA-binding transcriptional regulator, which translates to MPTIIDVSELAHVSKSTVSRVVSNKGSVSPAARKRVEDAIRKLGYRPNHFARGLKSNKSDIIGVVVVNLASPFYAQMLSGVQDYISGSDKHLVVTSGYGDLDREVAVINSLLDRRCDGLLLYVENEVPLERLAGVHPGNYPIVTMGRMLPGISKWSARVDNLHGGYLAARYLLEKGHRRIAHLMGPESYLDARLRRDGFLRAMAEQGLTERDYLILSGPYEETFGYQATLRLLDGGARFTAICAGDDDMAAGVYQALRERGVSVPEQVSVVGYDDNFHAKLMCPALTTVRQDVMEMGEAAVKLLIERLENPTMAEKHVVLEPRLIERDSVRDLN; encoded by the coding sequence ATGCCAACAATTATCGATGTATCGGAGCTGGCCCATGTGTCGAAGTCCACGGTCAGCCGGGTGGTGTCCAACAAAGGGTCTGTTTCTCCCGCTGCGCGTAAACGGGTGGAGGACGCCATTCGCAAGCTGGGCTACCGTCCCAATCATTTCGCACGGGGCCTGAAAAGTAATAAGTCCGACATTATTGGCGTGGTGGTGGTGAATCTCGCCAGCCCCTTCTATGCGCAGATGCTGAGCGGCGTGCAGGATTACATCTCCGGCTCGGACAAACATCTGGTGGTCACCAGCGGCTATGGCGATCTGGATCGGGAAGTCGCCGTCATCAATTCATTGCTGGATCGCCGCTGTGACGGGCTGTTGCTGTACGTGGAAAACGAGGTGCCGTTGGAGCGTCTGGCGGGCGTGCATCCCGGCAATTATCCCATTGTGACCATGGGGCGTATGTTGCCGGGTATTTCCAAATGGTCGGCGCGGGTGGACAACCTGCATGGCGGCTATCTGGCGGCGCGTTATCTATTGGAGAAAGGACACCGGCGCATCGCACATCTGATGGGGCCGGAGAGCTATCTGGACGCCCGTCTGCGCCGTGATGGATTTCTGCGCGCCATGGCGGAGCAGGGCCTGACGGAGCGCGATTACCTGATTCTGTCCGGCCCTTATGAGGAGACTTTCGGCTATCAGGCGACCCTGCGGCTGCTGGACGGCGGCGCCCGGTTCACCGCTATTTGCGCCGGCGATGACGATATGGCGGCGGGGGTCTATCAAGCCCTGCGCGAGCGTGGCGTCAGCGTGCCGGAGCAGGTCTCGGTGGTGGGGTATGACGACAACTTTCACGCCAAATTAATGTGTCCCGCATTGACCACTGTCAGGCAGGACGTGATGGAGATGGGCGAAGCGGCGGTAAAACTGCTCATCGAGCGCTTGGAGAATCCAACCATGGCGGAGAAGCACGTCGTGTTGGAGCCCAGGCTGATCGAACGGGATTCAGTGAGGGATCTGAACTGA